In Stenotrophomonas sp. 169, one DNA window encodes the following:
- the sctC gene encoding type III secretion system outer membrane ring subunit SctC, translating into MNFSCRTLSLFALLATSTLLTPLSAHAQTNADIPLENTPIRHRGELSADTTFVSRGDGVSLLLQSVAAQMKVPVIVSSRAQKKRIQGSFNLTEPRALLDQIARDVGLIWYSDGQTLYVHDASETRNAVGHMQHASLAVLDDFLRRTRLADTRHALRGAAGDGTFYVSGSPVYVEIVLNAARYLDELYRGADARAEHVEVITLRNSFAQGRRYGMRSWDTTLPGMAEVLASVLTDSGVSNIIVRRPEPDALVEDPSSDAAVATRQGVAVDGDARRSATRASAGGASPPTIVVAYPETNSLIVRGTLSGIQKVKQLVAELDLPRKQVELSLWIIDVQKKQLDALGVKWSGQVGLGGRLGLGFNGATSTLDGERFLASVTALSERGHASVVSRPVLLTQENVLAHFDSNSTFYARLQSERAASLEAVTYGTLISVLPRVSAEDEVEMQLKIEDGTSSGKEVEGLPVINRTTIDTVARVPHHLSLLVGGYTRHEQARDRTAIPGLGRIPFLGNAFRHRSDRHQELVRVFLIQPRVRTPDDLLPGAGFNTLDDLALPLPAHLERVRGSVREALHGTD; encoded by the coding sequence GTGAACTTTTCGTGCCGCACCCTCTCCCTGTTCGCCCTGTTGGCGACCAGCACGCTGCTGACGCCGCTGTCTGCCCATGCGCAGACAAACGCGGACATTCCATTGGAAAACACACCCATCCGCCACCGTGGCGAGCTCTCCGCGGACACGACCTTCGTGTCGCGTGGCGACGGCGTCAGCCTGCTGCTGCAGTCGGTGGCCGCGCAGATGAAGGTGCCGGTGATCGTCAGTTCCAGAGCGCAGAAGAAGCGTATCCAGGGCAGCTTCAACCTGACCGAGCCGCGTGCACTGCTCGACCAGATCGCACGCGACGTCGGGCTGATCTGGTACAGCGACGGCCAGACCCTCTACGTGCACGACGCCAGCGAAACCCGCAATGCCGTGGGGCACATGCAACATGCATCGCTGGCGGTGCTGGACGATTTCCTGCGTCGTACCCGTCTCGCCGACACCCGGCATGCACTGCGTGGTGCAGCGGGCGATGGGACGTTCTACGTATCCGGCTCGCCGGTGTATGTGGAGATCGTCCTCAATGCAGCACGCTACCTCGACGAGCTGTATCGGGGGGCCGATGCACGCGCCGAACATGTGGAAGTGATCACGCTGCGCAACAGCTTCGCGCAGGGACGGCGGTACGGCATGCGCAGCTGGGATACCACGCTGCCCGGCATGGCCGAGGTGCTGGCCAGCGTGCTGACCGACTCCGGTGTCAGCAACATCATCGTGCGACGACCCGAGCCCGACGCGCTGGTCGAGGATCCGAGCAGCGACGCCGCCGTGGCCACGCGACAGGGCGTGGCCGTGGATGGTGACGCACGGCGCAGCGCAACGCGCGCGTCTGCCGGCGGCGCGTCGCCGCCGACCATCGTGGTCGCCTACCCGGAAACCAACAGTCTGATCGTGCGCGGCACGCTGTCCGGCATCCAGAAGGTGAAGCAGCTGGTTGCCGAGCTGGATCTGCCGCGCAAGCAGGTAGAGCTGTCCCTGTGGATCATCGACGTCCAGAAGAAACAGCTGGACGCGCTGGGCGTGAAGTGGAGCGGCCAGGTGGGTCTGGGCGGTCGTCTGGGCCTGGGCTTCAACGGCGCCACGTCCACCCTCGATGGCGAACGCTTCCTTGCGTCGGTGACGGCCTTGTCCGAGCGTGGGCACGCCAGCGTGGTGTCACGCCCCGTGCTGCTGACCCAGGAGAACGTGCTCGCTCATTTCGACAGCAACAGCACCTTCTACGCGCGCCTGCAGTCCGAGCGCGCCGCCTCGCTGGAAGCAGTGACCTACGGCACGTTGATCAGCGTGCTGCCACGCGTGTCCGCGGAAGACGAAGTGGAAATGCAGCTGAAGATCGAAGACGGCACCTCCAGTGGCAAGGAGGTTGAAGGACTGCCGGTGATCAATCGCACCACGATCGATACGGTGGCCCGGGTTCCGCACCACCTCAGCCTGCTGGTGGGCGGCTACACACGCCACGAGCAGGCGCGGGATCGTACGGCGATACCCGGTCTGGGCCGTATTCCGTTCCTGGGTAATGCGTTCCGACACCGCAGTGATCGCCATCAGGAGTTGGTCAGAGTGTTTCTGATCCAGCCTCGGGTGCGGACACCGGATGATCTGCTGCCAGGCGCCGGATTCAACACCCTTGATGATCTTGCACTGCCCCTGCCGGCGCATCTCGAGCGTGTCCGCGGCAGCGTGCGGGAGGCTCTGCATGGCACAGATTGA
- a CDS encoding helix-turn-helix domain-containing protein, producing MPLTASPPQAPRSPSSAFTQLLPRNESVLVIAGHEPAHLRIGTHSAAARQHHLLPAGNTLLVCAGNRPLTLWGMGCEPHPVCSGLSRLLAFHDHGMDVQRPLPQDRRQPVLLSTARDLRNADVARDWLMEHLLSGDQNVAQVASAWAVCEPYQLVRFVLEHPDLGVQQLADRYGLSVAQFRRIGRKAFDRSLKEQLRLLRAGRVLYRYADTGQTFTRLSSDFGFSSPSHFCSEIKSLLGRSPRSIYQSVHSL from the coding sequence ATGCCGCTCACTGCCTCCCCTCCCCAAGCACCACGCAGTCCTTCATCGGCCTTCACGCAGCTGCTGCCGCGCAACGAGTCCGTGCTGGTCATCGCCGGCCACGAGCCGGCCCACCTCCGTATCGGAACCCATTCCGCGGCCGCCCGCCAGCATCATCTGCTGCCCGCCGGCAACACGCTGCTGGTGTGTGCGGGTAATCGGCCCCTGACCTTGTGGGGTATGGGGTGCGAACCGCATCCCGTCTGCAGTGGACTCAGCCGCCTGCTGGCGTTCCATGACCACGGCATGGACGTGCAGCGTCCGCTGCCGCAGGACCGGCGCCAGCCGGTCCTGCTGTCGACCGCGCGTGACCTGCGCAATGCGGACGTCGCCCGCGACTGGCTTATGGAGCACCTGCTGAGCGGCGACCAGAACGTCGCCCAGGTCGCTTCGGCATGGGCCGTATGCGAACCGTACCAGCTGGTGCGCTTCGTGCTGGAGCACCCGGATCTTGGCGTACAGCAACTGGCAGACCGTTATGGATTGTCGGTGGCGCAGTTCCGCCGCATCGGCCGAAAGGCGTTCGACCGCTCACTGAAAGAACAGCTGCGACTGCTGCGCGCGGGACGTGTGCTGTATCGCTATGCCGATACCGGGCAGACCTTCACCCGGCTCTCTTCCGACTTCGGCTTTTCCTCGCCTTCGCACTTCTGCAGCGAGATCAAATCCCTGCTCGGCAGGTCACCGCGCTCCATCTACCAGTCAGTCCATTCCCTGTGA